In one window of Camelina sativa cultivar DH55 chromosome 15, Cs, whole genome shotgun sequence DNA:
- the LOC104746667 gene encoding uncharacterized protein LOC104746667 isoform X3: MDSDLEPVALTPQKQDSAWKHCEVYKYGDRVQMRCLYCRKMFKGGGITRVKEHLAGKKGQGTICDQVPDEVRLYLQQCIDGTVRRQRKRRRSSPDPLPIAYFPPCEAETQVVAPTDVDNGFKTPGSDVVAGQSTGRTKQRTYRSRKNNAFERNDLANVEVGVGNSMSDLLGRDMDNLIPVAISSVKNIVHPSSKDREKNVHMAMGRFLFDTGADFDVANSANFQPFMDEIVSGGFGVSIPAREDLRGWILKGCVEEVKKEIDECKSLWKKTGCSVLVQELNSNDGCPKILKFLVYCPEKVVFLKSVDASEMLDSEDKLFEILKEVVEEIGDSNVVQVITKCEDHYVAAGKRLMDVYPSLYWVPCAADCIDKMLEGFGKMDWISEIIEQARTVTRIIYNHSGVLNLMRKFTFGIDIVQPGVTSSATNFTTMARIADLKPHLQAMVTSSEWNDCSYSKEAGGLAITETINDEGFWKALTLANYITAPLLRVLRIVCSERKPAMGYVYAAVYRAKEAIKTHMIHKEDYTIYWKIIDRWWLQQHRLPLHAAGFYLNPKFFYSIDEEMRSEIHLAVVDCIEKLVPDVNIQDIIIKDINSYKNGLGIFAKNIAIRALDTMLPAEWWSTYGESCLNLSRFAIRILSQTCSSLIGSGRNLTLISQIYETKNSIERQRLSDLVFVQYNMRLRRLENSGDDTVDPLSHSNKEVVEDWVSRNQVCIEGNGSSDWKSLEPIKRTEEVAVVIDETEDLGSGFDDAEIYKLEKEASYEGGYSENLFT; the protein is encoded by the exons TGAGATGTCTTTACTGTCGGAAGATGTTTAAAGGAGGTGGTATTACAAGGGTTAAGGAACATCTTGCTGGTAAGAAAGGACAAGGCACGATCTGTGATCAAGTCCCTGATGAGGTTCGTCTCTACTTGCAGCAGTGTATTGATGGCACTGTGAGGCGTCAGAGGAAGAGGCGTAGGTCTAGTCCTGATCCCTTGCCTATAGCTTATTTCCCTCCTTGTGAAGCTGAAACTCAGGTTGTTGCTCCTACTGATGTGGACAATGGTTTTAAAACGCCGGGTTCTGATGTGGTTGCTGGTCAAAGCACGGGGAGGACAAAGCAGAGAACTTACAGGAGTAGAAAGAATAATGCTTTTGAGAGGAATGATTTGGCTAATGTTGAGGTTGGTGTTGGGAACAGTATGAGTGACTTGCTTGGTCGAGATATGGACAATTTGATTCCTGTGGCTATTAGTAGCGTGAAGAACATTGTGCATCCGTCTTCCAAAGACCGGGAGAAAAACGTTCATATGGCGATGGGACGGTTTCTGTTTGATACTGGAGCTGATTTTGATGTGGCTAATTCTGCTAATTTCCAACCGTTTATGGATGAAATTGTTTCTGGAGGGTTTGGTGTTTCTATTCCCGCACGTGAAGACCTCAGAGGCTGGATTTTGAAGGGTTGCGTCGAGGAAGTGAAGAAAGAAATTGATGAATGCAAGTCTCTGTGGAAAAAGACAGGCTGTTCTGTTCTAGTTCAGGAATTAAACTCCAACGACGGCTGCCCTAAGATCCtcaagtttttggtttactGCCCGGAGAAAGTAGTGTTTCTGAAATCCGTTGACGCATCGGAGATGTTAGATTCTGAGGATAAGTTGTTTGAGATACTTAAGGAGGTGGTTGAAGAGATAGGTGATAGCAACGTTGTTCAAGTGATTACAAAATGTGAAGACCATTACGTCGCTGCTGGGAAAAGGTTGATGGATGTGTATCCTTCTTTGTACTGGGTTCCTTGTGCTGCAGACTGCATAGACAAGATGCTGGAAGGATTCGGAAAGATGGACTGGATAAGCGAAATTATCGAACAAGCTCGAACCGTCACAAGAATTATTTACAATCACAGTGGTGTTTTGAATCTGATGAGGAAGTTCACTTTTGGCATTGATATTGTGCAACCAGGCGTTACCAGTTCAGCCACAAATTTTACAACAATGGCAAGAATTGCTGATTTAAAACCCCATTTGCAGGCCATGGTTACTTCGTCCGAGTGGAACGATTGTTCATATTCGAAGGAAGCAGGTGGATTAGCAATTACTGAGACTATCAATGATGAGGGTTTCTGGAAGGCATTAACATTGGCAAACTATATAACTGCTCCTCTTTTGCGGGTTTTGAGGATTGTTTGTTCTGAAAGGAAGCCTGCAATGGGGTATGTCTATGCAGCAGTGTACAGAGCAAAGGAAGCAATTAAGACACATATGATACACAAGGAGGATTACACCATCTACTGGAAAATTATTGATAGGTGGTGGTTGCAACAACATCGTCTTCCTTTGCACGCTGCTGGTTTCTATCTTAACCCTAAGTTCTTCTATAGCATTGACGAAGAGATGCGTAGTGAGATCCATTTAGCTGTGGTTGATTGCATAGAGAAGTTGGTCCCTGACGTCAACATTCAAGATATTATCATTAAGGACATAAACTCATACAAGAATGGTCTTGGGATTTTCGCAAAGAACATAGCAATCAGAGCTCTTGACACAATGCTTCCTG CTGAATGGTGGTCTACATATGGAGAAAGCTGTTTGAACCTGTCACGTTTTGCTATACGCATTCTGAGTCAGACATGCAGCTCATTGATTGGCTCAGGGAGAAACCTGACACTAATCTCCCaaatttatgaaacaaagaactCCATTGAGCGACAACGGCTCAGTGATCTTGTATTTGTTCAGTATAACATGCGCCTCAGACGACT TGAAAACAGTGGAGATGACACTGTAGACCCGTTATCACACAGCAACAAGGAAGTTGTTGAAGACTGGGTTTCGAGAAACCAAGTTTGTATAGAAGGGAATGGAAGCTCAGACTGGAAGTCACTTGAACCGATTAAGAGAACAGAAGAAGTAGCTGTTGTTATTGATGAAACAGAAGACTTGGGTTCAG GTTTCGATGATGCTGAGATATACAAGTTGGAAAAGGAAGCTAGCTATGAAGGTGGTTATTCGGAGAATCTCTTCACTTGA
- the LOC104746667 gene encoding uncharacterized protein LOC104746667 isoform X1, whose product MDSDLEPVALTPQKQDSAWKHCEVYKYGDRVQMRCLYCRKMFKGGGITRVKEHLAGKKGQGTICDQVPDEVRLYLQQCIDGTVRRQRKRRRSSPDPLPIAYFPPCEAETQVVAPTDVDNGFKTPGSDVVAGQSTGRTKQRTYRSRKNNAFERNDLANVEVGVGNSMSDLLGRDMDNLIPVAISSVKNIVHPSSKDREKNVHMAMGRFLFDTGADFDVANSANFQPFMDEIVSGGFGVSIPAREDLRGWILKGCVEEVKKEIDECKSLWKKTGCSVLVQELNSNDGCPKILKFLVYCPEKVVFLKSVDASEMLDSEDKLFEILKEVVEEIGDSNVVQVITKCEDHYVAAGKRLMDVYPSLYWVPCAADCIDKMLEGFGKMDWISEIIEQARTVTRIIYNHSGVLNLMRKFTFGIDIVQPGVTSSATNFTTMARIADLKPHLQAMVTSSEWNDCSYSKEAGGLAITETINDEGFWKALTLANYITAPLLRVLRIVCSERKPAMGYVYAAVYRAKEAIKTHMIHKEDYTIYWKIIDRWWLQQHRLPLHAAGFYLNPKFFYSIDEEMRSEIHLAVVDCIEKLVPDVNIQDIIIKDINSYKNGLGIFAKNIAIRALDTMLPAEWWSTYGESCLNLSRFAIRILSQTCSSLIGSGRNLTLISQIYETKNSIERQRLSDLVFVQYNMRLRRLGSSENSGDDTVDPLSHSNKEVVEDWVSRNQVCIEGNGSSDWKSLEPIKRTEEVAVVIDETEDLGSGFDDAEIYKLEKEASYEGGYSENLFT is encoded by the exons TGAGATGTCTTTACTGTCGGAAGATGTTTAAAGGAGGTGGTATTACAAGGGTTAAGGAACATCTTGCTGGTAAGAAAGGACAAGGCACGATCTGTGATCAAGTCCCTGATGAGGTTCGTCTCTACTTGCAGCAGTGTATTGATGGCACTGTGAGGCGTCAGAGGAAGAGGCGTAGGTCTAGTCCTGATCCCTTGCCTATAGCTTATTTCCCTCCTTGTGAAGCTGAAACTCAGGTTGTTGCTCCTACTGATGTGGACAATGGTTTTAAAACGCCGGGTTCTGATGTGGTTGCTGGTCAAAGCACGGGGAGGACAAAGCAGAGAACTTACAGGAGTAGAAAGAATAATGCTTTTGAGAGGAATGATTTGGCTAATGTTGAGGTTGGTGTTGGGAACAGTATGAGTGACTTGCTTGGTCGAGATATGGACAATTTGATTCCTGTGGCTATTAGTAGCGTGAAGAACATTGTGCATCCGTCTTCCAAAGACCGGGAGAAAAACGTTCATATGGCGATGGGACGGTTTCTGTTTGATACTGGAGCTGATTTTGATGTGGCTAATTCTGCTAATTTCCAACCGTTTATGGATGAAATTGTTTCTGGAGGGTTTGGTGTTTCTATTCCCGCACGTGAAGACCTCAGAGGCTGGATTTTGAAGGGTTGCGTCGAGGAAGTGAAGAAAGAAATTGATGAATGCAAGTCTCTGTGGAAAAAGACAGGCTGTTCTGTTCTAGTTCAGGAATTAAACTCCAACGACGGCTGCCCTAAGATCCtcaagtttttggtttactGCCCGGAGAAAGTAGTGTTTCTGAAATCCGTTGACGCATCGGAGATGTTAGATTCTGAGGATAAGTTGTTTGAGATACTTAAGGAGGTGGTTGAAGAGATAGGTGATAGCAACGTTGTTCAAGTGATTACAAAATGTGAAGACCATTACGTCGCTGCTGGGAAAAGGTTGATGGATGTGTATCCTTCTTTGTACTGGGTTCCTTGTGCTGCAGACTGCATAGACAAGATGCTGGAAGGATTCGGAAAGATGGACTGGATAAGCGAAATTATCGAACAAGCTCGAACCGTCACAAGAATTATTTACAATCACAGTGGTGTTTTGAATCTGATGAGGAAGTTCACTTTTGGCATTGATATTGTGCAACCAGGCGTTACCAGTTCAGCCACAAATTTTACAACAATGGCAAGAATTGCTGATTTAAAACCCCATTTGCAGGCCATGGTTACTTCGTCCGAGTGGAACGATTGTTCATATTCGAAGGAAGCAGGTGGATTAGCAATTACTGAGACTATCAATGATGAGGGTTTCTGGAAGGCATTAACATTGGCAAACTATATAACTGCTCCTCTTTTGCGGGTTTTGAGGATTGTTTGTTCTGAAAGGAAGCCTGCAATGGGGTATGTCTATGCAGCAGTGTACAGAGCAAAGGAAGCAATTAAGACACATATGATACACAAGGAGGATTACACCATCTACTGGAAAATTATTGATAGGTGGTGGTTGCAACAACATCGTCTTCCTTTGCACGCTGCTGGTTTCTATCTTAACCCTAAGTTCTTCTATAGCATTGACGAAGAGATGCGTAGTGAGATCCATTTAGCTGTGGTTGATTGCATAGAGAAGTTGGTCCCTGACGTCAACATTCAAGATATTATCATTAAGGACATAAACTCATACAAGAATGGTCTTGGGATTTTCGCAAAGAACATAGCAATCAGAGCTCTTGACACAATGCTTCCTG CTGAATGGTGGTCTACATATGGAGAAAGCTGTTTGAACCTGTCACGTTTTGCTATACGCATTCTGAGTCAGACATGCAGCTCATTGATTGGCTCAGGGAGAAACCTGACACTAATCTCCCaaatttatgaaacaaagaactCCATTGAGCGACAACGGCTCAGTGATCTTGTATTTGTTCAGTATAACATGCGCCTCAGACGACT GGGCAGCAGTGAAAACAGTGGAGATGACACTGTAGACCCGTTATCACACAGCAACAAGGAAGTTGTTGAAGACTGGGTTTCGAGAAACCAAGTTTGTATAGAAGGGAATGGAAGCTCAGACTGGAAGTCACTTGAACCGATTAAGAGAACAGAAGAAGTAGCTGTTGTTATTGATGAAACAGAAGACTTGGGTTCAG GTTTCGATGATGCTGAGATATACAAGTTGGAAAAGGAAGCTAGCTATGAAGGTGGTTATTCGGAGAATCTCTTCACTTGA
- the LOC104746667 gene encoding uncharacterized protein LOC104746667 isoform X2 → MDSDLEPVALTPQKQDSAWKHCEVYKYGDRVQMRCLYCRKMFKGGGITRVKEHLAGKKGQGTICDQVPDEVRLYLQQCIDGTVRRQRKRRRSSPDPLPIAYFPPCEAETQVVAPTDVDNGFKTPGSDVVAGQSTGRTKQRTYRSRKNNAFERNDLANVEVGVGNSMSDLLGRDMDNLIPVAISSVKNIVHPSSKDREKNVHMAMGRFLFDTGADFDVANSANFQPFMDEIVSGGFGVSIPAREDLRGWILKGCVEEVKKEIDECKSLWKKTGCSVLVQELNSNDGCPKILKFLVYCPEKVVFLKSVDASEMLDSEDKLFEILKEVVEEIGDSNVVQVITKCEDHYVAAGKRLMDVYPSLYWVPCAADCIDKMLEGFGKMDWISEIIEQARTVTRIIYNHSGVLNLMRKFTFGIDIVQPGVTSSATNFTTMARIADLKPHLQAMVTSSEWNDCSYSKEAGGLAITETINDEGFWKALTLANYITAPLLRVLRIVCSERKPAMGYVYAAVYRAKEAIKTHMIHKEDYTIYWKIIDRWWLQQHRLPLHAAGFYLNPKFFYSIDEEMRSEIHLAVVDCIEKLVPDVNIQDIIIKDINSYKNGLGIFAKNIAIRALDTMLPAEWWSTYGESCLNLSRFAIRILSQTCSSLIGSGRNLTLISQIYETKNSIERQRLSDLVFVQYNMRLRRLSENSGDDTVDPLSHSNKEVVEDWVSRNQVCIEGNGSSDWKSLEPIKRTEEVAVVIDETEDLGSGFDDAEIYKLEKEASYEGGYSENLFT, encoded by the exons TGAGATGTCTTTACTGTCGGAAGATGTTTAAAGGAGGTGGTATTACAAGGGTTAAGGAACATCTTGCTGGTAAGAAAGGACAAGGCACGATCTGTGATCAAGTCCCTGATGAGGTTCGTCTCTACTTGCAGCAGTGTATTGATGGCACTGTGAGGCGTCAGAGGAAGAGGCGTAGGTCTAGTCCTGATCCCTTGCCTATAGCTTATTTCCCTCCTTGTGAAGCTGAAACTCAGGTTGTTGCTCCTACTGATGTGGACAATGGTTTTAAAACGCCGGGTTCTGATGTGGTTGCTGGTCAAAGCACGGGGAGGACAAAGCAGAGAACTTACAGGAGTAGAAAGAATAATGCTTTTGAGAGGAATGATTTGGCTAATGTTGAGGTTGGTGTTGGGAACAGTATGAGTGACTTGCTTGGTCGAGATATGGACAATTTGATTCCTGTGGCTATTAGTAGCGTGAAGAACATTGTGCATCCGTCTTCCAAAGACCGGGAGAAAAACGTTCATATGGCGATGGGACGGTTTCTGTTTGATACTGGAGCTGATTTTGATGTGGCTAATTCTGCTAATTTCCAACCGTTTATGGATGAAATTGTTTCTGGAGGGTTTGGTGTTTCTATTCCCGCACGTGAAGACCTCAGAGGCTGGATTTTGAAGGGTTGCGTCGAGGAAGTGAAGAAAGAAATTGATGAATGCAAGTCTCTGTGGAAAAAGACAGGCTGTTCTGTTCTAGTTCAGGAATTAAACTCCAACGACGGCTGCCCTAAGATCCtcaagtttttggtttactGCCCGGAGAAAGTAGTGTTTCTGAAATCCGTTGACGCATCGGAGATGTTAGATTCTGAGGATAAGTTGTTTGAGATACTTAAGGAGGTGGTTGAAGAGATAGGTGATAGCAACGTTGTTCAAGTGATTACAAAATGTGAAGACCATTACGTCGCTGCTGGGAAAAGGTTGATGGATGTGTATCCTTCTTTGTACTGGGTTCCTTGTGCTGCAGACTGCATAGACAAGATGCTGGAAGGATTCGGAAAGATGGACTGGATAAGCGAAATTATCGAACAAGCTCGAACCGTCACAAGAATTATTTACAATCACAGTGGTGTTTTGAATCTGATGAGGAAGTTCACTTTTGGCATTGATATTGTGCAACCAGGCGTTACCAGTTCAGCCACAAATTTTACAACAATGGCAAGAATTGCTGATTTAAAACCCCATTTGCAGGCCATGGTTACTTCGTCCGAGTGGAACGATTGTTCATATTCGAAGGAAGCAGGTGGATTAGCAATTACTGAGACTATCAATGATGAGGGTTTCTGGAAGGCATTAACATTGGCAAACTATATAACTGCTCCTCTTTTGCGGGTTTTGAGGATTGTTTGTTCTGAAAGGAAGCCTGCAATGGGGTATGTCTATGCAGCAGTGTACAGAGCAAAGGAAGCAATTAAGACACATATGATACACAAGGAGGATTACACCATCTACTGGAAAATTATTGATAGGTGGTGGTTGCAACAACATCGTCTTCCTTTGCACGCTGCTGGTTTCTATCTTAACCCTAAGTTCTTCTATAGCATTGACGAAGAGATGCGTAGTGAGATCCATTTAGCTGTGGTTGATTGCATAGAGAAGTTGGTCCCTGACGTCAACATTCAAGATATTATCATTAAGGACATAAACTCATACAAGAATGGTCTTGGGATTTTCGCAAAGAACATAGCAATCAGAGCTCTTGACACAATGCTTCCTG CTGAATGGTGGTCTACATATGGAGAAAGCTGTTTGAACCTGTCACGTTTTGCTATACGCATTCTGAGTCAGACATGCAGCTCATTGATTGGCTCAGGGAGAAACCTGACACTAATCTCCCaaatttatgaaacaaagaactCCATTGAGCGACAACGGCTCAGTGATCTTGTATTTGTTCAGTATAACATGCGCCTCAGACGACT CAGTGAAAACAGTGGAGATGACACTGTAGACCCGTTATCACACAGCAACAAGGAAGTTGTTGAAGACTGGGTTTCGAGAAACCAAGTTTGTATAGAAGGGAATGGAAGCTCAGACTGGAAGTCACTTGAACCGATTAAGAGAACAGAAGAAGTAGCTGTTGTTATTGATGAAACAGAAGACTTGGGTTCAG GTTTCGATGATGCTGAGATATACAAGTTGGAAAAGGAAGCTAGCTATGAAGGTGGTTATTCGGAGAATCTCTTCACTTGA